The nucleotide window taatatatatatatatatatatatataatatatATCCTTCGGCCTTCACTCCACTCTTGAGATTTTCCGCTGGAGTCATAACATTGGGTAACATCATCAGAAGGACCTGCTAGGGATGCCGAGCCCGAAGCATCATTGCCACGCCGATATAATGCAGAGCAGACGAGGGAAGCGGTGGCATATTCCCCTGATAATCTGGATGATGGCCTGCAGGATAAAATTGTAACATGTGTCTGATAAAAGTCATGCCTTTGACAAATGCTTTGCGAGTACCACCACTCTTGCATATGGATCATCCGCAATATCGCAGCTCATCCTCAGGCCAATAGGAATACTCTCAGGTCATGAGTTCTTCTTTCAACCCTCTCAAACGGGCTAAGCTCATGACTTGTACGTAAGGGCCGGTTGGGCGGCGGCTGTTCGGAGAGGTACGAGAGCTTATATACGATCCATTCCCTCTACCTTCTCCTTTTCGGTCGACGTTCTTCCTTCGCATCGGGCCCCTAACAGTCGGGTCTAAAGACCTGGGTCTTGACACTACTTCATGATGAATAATAATATTTATGTATTTGGAAACCCATTCGCTGTTGAATATTAGTACTGATCCGTCGTGGCTCGTTAAGAAAGCATGGTGGCGGAATAATGCGTGCTGAGTATTAGAGCAGCCTACAGAAGGTATTGATGGCGTTTGATCGCCGTGACAGACTGAGTCATTGATTGGCTTTCAGACAGCGGAAGAGCCGTAAAGGATTCGATTTGCCGATGCTGTATGGCTTAGCGGAGAAAAATAGATGTCATACTTGGATACTACGTACTTTACGGAAGCATTTGTTTGTCTACCCGGTTTACCGCGATAGGCTAAATGGATTACTCACAAGTGCCAAGCCATCCAACTACACGACAATGCTGAAAGCTGAGAGCTGAGTATGATATAAAGGAAGACGTCGAGTACGGCAGAAGTTGATATCCGTCGGAAATGGGTGAGCACAGTAGTTTAGAATTACGGAGTGACAGCGCGTCTTTCTCGATTATTGTTGTCGGCTTCTTCATTCGTTCGTTGTCCGTCAATCCCCGGCCTGTCTACGAGGGTTCCGTTAGCTCAGGTCATAAGTAGAACGAGTGCATACAAGCGAGAAGTACGATCGTCACAGCAGTGGTGTCGTTACAGTAGTATAGTATTGTTTGATTTGTTGATGCGGGGATGGGTCATTCGTGCGTGATTTGGCGGATAGCGAGCATTGGTCACTTCTTAATTAAGCCCGTAACTTCGCTGTTGAATCTCCTTTCTGTTACGTACCATTGGTGGATAACCTTCCGTTTCTGCACACTGCGTGCATGATCATTCATAGCCAGAGATAGAAAATAATTATCTATGTTTTTTACTCCATTATGTACATATTATGGCTTTACCTAACTAGATGTACATATGTATATGGTCTGTCATCTAGCGAGCGATGATAATAAGAAACATTGGTAAGTCGCGATCGTAATAAATATGTATGTGAAAAGTGTAATAAAATGTGAGATGTAAGAAGATGATGTAGCTGAAAAGTCTCGTCGCCCAACAATAATCGATCTTCTCTTGCGTATAATATAAAGAGACGAATATGCAATGGAAATACGAATATGCAATGGAAATACGAGATATATTTATTACGAGTTCTCCTTGGTCTAATCTAACCCCATTAGGAAGTAGTGAATTCGAGCTCCCATCATAGAGCGCCGCGCCTAAGCATAAGTAGTAACAACGAAGGAAGTCAGTTGGCGGTGAGGGATTATATGCGATGTGGACAACGTCCACCGGTAAGCGGTTGTTGCGCATTCAATCCACCGAGAGCAGGGAAGACAAAAGTGGTCCAGCCGTGCGCCCAGCAGTAACGAATATAGTAATACCAGCACTTCACAACGAAGGAGCGCAGTCCTCCACAGCCCGCGCGCACATCCAGACCAAACTCCATTTTCATACGTACATGTCTTTTAGTTTGTCAGTTCCTACTGAATGTACGTGGTGCGACTCGGTGGGACCTGACGAGAAGTAGTGGGTTACTTGAGTACTGTGCCGGGCCCATTGAGGAAGGAACGCGTAAGCTCAAAGGTTATAGCATATGCAGCATACAATAGCAGTAGTATCGTTGTCCCATCTCCTGTCGCGAAATTCGAGCTTCGCCAATATTGCTCTTGGCAAGAAGACCAATCAATGAAAAGGCGAAACAAACAATTCGTAGAGTCCACTAAGGTAACAGTGGAATGTCTGAGTGTGTCTGTTTATAGCGTTTATTGACAATGTCGACAATGTCTGTAACACTTGCAGCTGTCTGGAAAGTGAACAAACAgccttttccttttcaagCAATGGCAGGTACATTTACGATGAGTACCGTATATATTAATCAACATGGTGGGACCAGAAGAACATACAAAAACAAAAGCAAATAAAGAAGTAAAATGCGGACACCTCCGTTACAATTCATCTAAATCGCCCTCCAATCCTGaatcttcatctcttccacttGCCCTTCCTGCTGCCCGCCTGCCGATCTTGGCGAGGATGTCGACCAATCGCTCCTTCGCTCGTTCATAATGTATTCTCTCGCTCTCAAGTTGGTGAGGTCTGAAATCACGCTTATCCGCTTCGTCTCCTAGTGTAAAGTCCTCGGACTGATCGTAAACTTCCTCAAATTCATCCGCATCGACTTCAGATTCCACACCCACCCATCCAGTCTTGTTCAAGACTCCTCTCAACTTGACTACCTTCCGCTGTACACCAAGactttcttctttcctaCCTTCTCGGTCCGTAGTTGCCGCCTCTGTGGAGCGAGAAGtggtgagaagaagagaaagataTTCAATGATTGACAACGCAAGAGTGTCGACTTTCTGAGCGTTTggtgaaagaggaggatCGGCCAAAGCGTTGGCTTGAGAGATAGGAGCACAGCCTGGGTAAAGGAGCTCAAGCAAAGCTGAGACTGAACTGAGCCCATGAGATGCGCATGAGGCCTGTTCAGTTGCAAGTGCTGCCGCAAGGGATGCCTGAGCTGAGGGACTAGGCCCAGTAAAGATCCCCCAAAGACCAATTAATACCAAGCCGAGAGCATGTACGACTGATCCCTTCTGAGTACCTTGCATCACGCTTTTGATTTCCTTGTCAAAGGCGGATGCTTTGAGGTTGGCGCCCAAGTTGTGAGATTCAAGAGCGGAAAGGAGAGATTTGAGTGATGTGGTGGTTAGGGGAGAAATGGTTGAAGCTTCAACTAGGTGGATGAAGAAACGAGTGTACAGGTCGTGGACATGAATGAGAGTGATCTGTTCGGCGAGGGCGGAAAGAGGTGCAGAAgtgggaggaagagaagaaaggcAACGCAAGGCTTCGTGCAAGGGCAATCCAAGCACAGTAACTAAAGCGGGAGGGGTAGTTCCATCAACACGTGACTGGGCGGTGAACCAGATTTGCTGCGGTGAACGCAGGAGAGGAAATTCAGGCTGGAGAAGTGCAAGGAGTGCGAGAGAATAGGGTGATGAGGCGGTAACATTAAGGTGTAAGATGGTATGCCACTTTGCCAGTGTAGACGCATTATTGGCTACACAATTGTTAAAATGTGCCATATTTGGAAATTTGTAAACTTACCTCCACCAATGACACCTGCTGCAAATCTTTCCCATTCAGTCTTTTGGACCTTCTTTCTCGAGACGATCCCGGCGACATCTTCTAGAACACTCTCTACTGTACCTGGCCTGATCTTCTCGTCGGATTTAGTGGTCCATTTGGAGATGATCGGACGCATGACCACAGCAAGAACAGCAGCGACAACAAGTCTCCACACCCACTCTAGCAAGGTTGCAGGGACGGGAACAAGGGCGCTCGGGAGACAACGGGCAAGGAGGCGCGATGTATGCTCTGCGACGATTAAGGGCACCCTGGCAAGGATTTGTTGATTTGTCGCATGCCCAAGGACTTTATCCGTTGCCAGAGCTTGGGGCTGAGGGGGTGCGCGGAAGACAGTGGAAGCAGAAGGGACGAAAGAGAATGACATAGCAAACGCTGCGAACACTCGCGCGCCAACAGCGGCAGTAGACTGAGGAGTGATTTTGGTCTTGGCTGCTGCTTTTGGTTTGGCCCTTGGTGCAGTTGTACGCTTACGCTTTTTGGCAGGTTCTTCGTCCGCgtcatcatcctcaccttcgctctcatcctcctcctccttaAGCTTGTCCGCCAATTGTTCAGCCTCTACCCTCTCAATTTCTGCTTCCCTTCGTCCAAAGTCTTCCTTCCAAGCTGCAAGGCCTGCTTCACCTTCCACCGCTCTCCTGAATGTCTCAAGCTCATTGACCATTCTTTGAAGCTTTGCCGAGCGTTTTTGCAAGAGTTCAATATAAACTCTCGCCCCTATCAAAATGGTGGCTTTTGCACTAGCGTTGGGCCTAGTCACCTCTCCTAGACCGTCAACTGTCCCGTCAGGTGCACGGATATCGGTAGTGGCGAGCTGTTCAGGAGTGGAAGTTCCGTACAAGAGACGTAGAGCAGGTATGGCATCCCGCAAGTCGGCTTGAGCAGCTTGCACCTTCTGGCGATAACGGCGCTCAGTTTTATTGTGTTTGCCAATAGGAGTGGGAGCAGTCGCGGTAATTGCCTCAGTTTTAGAAGTGGTCGGACGGCGCACACTCGCAATGCGAGGGATAGAAGCGGATTTGACATCCTTAGGTTGGTTCGTGGGAGCAAAAGAGGGGTGAGTAAAAGTGAAGCCTGCGCAATGTAAGCGTTTTGTCGATGGTAGATTATTAATGCTTACCATGTTGAGAGTTGCTCAAGTTTTGCTCATGGCCCCAGCCGTCCTGCTTTACTAAAGGTTCTTGCTTCACCATCTGAGGCTGGATAGTTTGCCCAACTTGCTGCTGCAGTTGCTGCAGTGGTTGTTGTTGAGACTGTTGTTGAAATCCTGCTAATATTTGACTGAAGTCAAAACCACCCGACTGAGGTTGCGGCTGTTGATTAATGTCATCAAATCCATTTCCTTGCACAGGGTCCTTAAAGAGATTTTGAATCCACTCATCACCCATTCCATTAAATCCTTCAGTCCGGCCAGGCAAAAACAGCCAATGTCCAGACTTCTGTCCTCCAAAACCATCAGAGTTAACTGAGTAGTCATTGCTCGGCTCTGGAAGCAGGAACATATCCAACTCCCCACTGCTCACACCTTCGAAACTTCTAGCAAGAAGAACATCATCCGTTCCCGAGCTCGATAAAGGCGAAGCGGAACTGTGACTATGCGGAGAGTGTGATGTGGGATGAAAGGAAGGTTCACCTGTTAACGGAGAAAGGGAATGACGTGGGGAGGTTGACGACATTGACTGTGGGTTGGTGGGTGATAGGAAAGGAAGTGAATCCTCATTCGAAGAGAGGGAACCTCGGCGTTGATCGTATCTTCCGAGGTCGTCTGAGGAATTCTCGAAGAGGAACTGACTATCTGAGAATGGAGCAGTGAGTTCAGGAGGGAAAAGAGCGTCCGTTGGGAGAACATCAGAAGACAAAAAGATCGAGtcttgttcttcttggTCGAACTGAGTGTTGTAGAGTGAGGTCGGCATCTTGTATTGCAATAAAGAGATCAGCCgtgggaggaagggaaatGCTAGAGAGTGGCAGGGGATGAAGTtaaagaagaaggaaggatACAGGAGTAAGATGGAAAGAGAATACAAAGTGGGTTTACGAAAATACATTACCCGAAGACAAACGCAGCCAGAAAAGAATCGTCTCATCGCAACAAAGAAGTGGTACGATCCATCACATACAGCCACGTGTTTCTTGCCACCAGTCGGACATCTCCGCCTTGTTGATCTTGCTCCCTCCTATACCATTATCATAAAATTCCACCCGTGATGATGTGCTGTAAACTAAACATATGTATTCGCACTCCCCATGGCCTCATCTATTACGCGCAACACCTCTCACTGTCCGCCTATTGGGGTTTCCCTTCCATTTTTTCTTATCAGGCTTCTCCTGTAAATCTCTTGCTTTGGCGCGAGGGTCAATAACCTTATTTACCCCATTAGCTGCCCTGCTCTCATAGTCAACGAATTACTTACCGCGTATTCATCTTCTGCTCTCCTTGTCAACTCCTTCTCATCCACATGGAACTTGAGTTTATGCTTCAGCCATCCAATGTCGTCATCTACTTCTATacctccttcctcttccgcCATTGCAGCTCCTATTCCCGTGCCTTCCTTCGTTTCGCCTtcctcaatctcttccgccttctcttcctctggTTCGTCTTCAGCCTGCATGACTCGCGAGCTGAACTTCCTCATCTCAGCGAGAacgtcctcttcttcgtctcTTCTACTTCTCTTGTTCCCAGCCTTCATCGCCGCTCGTCCTCGATTAGACGCGTACTTAGCGAGCTCCTGCTCAAGATAGGAAGGGCCTTTGTGTCGTGCACGGGAGGAAGAGTCAGAGTCGGAGTCCGAAAGGGAACCACTACGCTTTTTGAGACGACGGAGGTCCTCTTCCATACGTTTAATTTCAGCTTGACGAGCAGCGCTGACTATCGTTAGCCATAACCTTGTCGCGAAATAGTCCCCAACCTACCTGCCGCCAGTCTTCTCCCTCTCATGCTTTGCCCGGATGTTCTTCAGATCCACAGCCTATTTATCACAGGGTCAGtcagtcttcttctgtAAAAATTCGTTACACacctttttctcctctctcGCTTCGTTTTCTCTCGATTTGCCCAAGTCCTTCAAAGACGGAGGGATATTAACAAAAGTTTCGGTCATTTTTGATGTCCTGGATTCTGAGCCTTGGACTTCTGAAGGATCAACCACTGGGTGTAACCATCAGTTATCTCATTCGTCAGGTACATATGGTCATGGGATCCCCCAACCCACAGTCCTGTCTGGTCATCGACTTCTTCTTGATAGTCACCGATTCCTCAGGGATCTCCTCAGAGTCTCCGAATGACAATAAACCTGTGTTCCTACAGTGATATTCTTTAGCTGTGTCCCCAGATGACACCAGATGACCCACTTCTTAGCCTTTGCGCGCCTTTCTCGCTGTTCCATGTCCTTTTTTGCTTCTAGCTTGGCCTTTTGCTgagccttcttctcttctgcTGTGATACGGGGTACAATGTCATCGAAGGGGTTTTCAATGATGTGAATTCGTCGAATCTTTGGTGGACTATGAAATAATTAGGAACATTCAGCGAGCAGTGAGCACGACTTACATGAGAGGTTTCTCTTCTTTGTCCGTATCAAGATTCCCAATATTCAAAACGTCTACTATAGTCAGCTTGAACCCCTGAGGTCTAGACAAGAGACAAACTAAAGATGGTGTTTCCAACAACTTTTCCAAACATAGTATGTTTGTTTGTGAGTTCAGGTGCAGCATCAAGTGTAATAAAGAATTGGGAAGTATTGGAGTTTCGACTTCCATTATTTGCCATTCCCAGTAATCCTCGGCTAGATTCCTGACATCAGATCCTAAGCTTCTCATGTATTGTCGAGGCGTACCGGTTGAATTTCAGTCGTCCATGGATCTCATCTTGGAAAGGCTCTCCGTAGAAACTCTCGCCACCCATGCCTGTTCCAGTAGGGTCTCCAGACTGTATTATAAACCCAGGGACAACGCGGTGAAAGATGACACCGTCGTAATAACCTATCTCCTGTCAGTAAAGGGGATGTTATCAAGTTCAGTCCAAAGTACCTTCCATGGTGAGTGCCAGGAAATTCCGAACAGCTTTTGGGCATTCTTTACCCCATAGCTCAACCTGTAGATAATGAATAACAATCAGCATTCTGGTTATATATTTTGTTTGAAAATGTAAACAAACCTCGATTTCACCGGCGGTCGTATCTATGATGACCTTGGCATTTGTTGCAGGCTATGGATGGTTAGACTGTACACATGACGTGAGGGGATATGGCCTTACTTCGGTAGCATATCTAACAATGGTGAGCACAATTCAACAACTGCGAGCAACAACTCACAAGTTACTCATTTTGCTTTGTTGTCAATGTAAAGAATGATCTGACCTGCATCGATATTTCGTATAGTTCGTTTGGTATTATCAGGACGGAGAGTGCTGTACGCGAAGGCGGGTTAACACTTAAAGTGATGACGCCATGAGCTATTGACTCGCCACGTCGGTGTTTCGGTGATATGACGCACCTCTCTCGTTGGGCGGCTGGCATGTCCTCACGTCGATGCGCGCAGCCACCGTAACTGGTATGTCTTTTAACCTCAGTCCCTCAAATCCCAACCGCCTCATTAACAATGTCCCAAGGTCTCACACGTAGACGAGCAGGAGCATCACCAGCAGTAGGAACATCTTCTTCCGGCCAGATTGATTCTCCCACTTTCCCATCGGGATCAACAATCCCTCGACCGGGCTCGTCAGCCGACAACGCTGCTTCCGGCGCGTACGAAGGCAGAGCAAAAATAGCGTATGATCCCAGAGACTTTGAGAACAGTAATGAGAAGGGAACAGTTCCAAGATTAACGTTGATGGAGGAAGTATTATTATTGGGGCTGAAAGACAAGGCGGTGAGTCTTAAATGGCATTGCATGTTTGTGAAATTCAACGATATGCTGGTGGGCCAAACGATGAGGACGGAACTGGAACAAGCAGGCcgagggaaaaggagaagctACTTGAGAGATGTACGTCCTGCGAATGTATGCTGACTTAGTGTTACAGGGTTATCTATCATTTTGGAACGACAACATATCGTACGCTCTTCGAGGTTGTATCCTCATTGAGCTTGCTCTGCGCGGACGTATCGCAATGGTCAGGGACCCAGCGCGTCGGCGGTTAGCGTTATCCGACAGGCTGATTGAGGTGATTGACGATCGACAAACGGGAGAGACTATTTTGGACGAAGCACTGAAGATGATCAAGTCGAGTGAGAAGTATGGCGCGGGAGCTTGGGTGGATCTTATGAGTGGTGAGTATGCCATCTATATTTACGAGTCAAGAATTCGGGTCTGATTCGTCCTTGACAGGCGAAACTTGGAATGTTATGAAAATTGGCTATCAACTCAAACAGGTCCGAGAACGCCTCGCCAAAGGCTTGGTGGACAAGGGGGTCCTTCGGACCGAGAAACGCAATTTTTTACTGTTCGATATGGCTACCCATCCTATTGCCGATATGAATGCGAAGGACGATGTGATGCGAAGGGTGCTTTCGCTTTTGACTGCACGTACTGCGGCTATTCCTCCGCAGGCATTGCACAAAGAAGGTGTCAAGTATAGGCATATGCGGGCAGTTGTGTTAGTCTGTGCTGGTAAGTGTTGAATTTACCCATCTGGCCAGGAATAACCGGAATATATAGCCTACGCGTCAAGCGTTCTTGAAAACGCTCTCCAGCGCCTGTCCTATGACTCACGCGAAGCCGCCTTTGCTCGTTGCGATGACATCCTCGCTGAGTTCTGCACTTGGCCCTTCGGTCAAAGTACTGGCTCGTCTTCTGGTCCCGTTGCAATCGGTTCCGCCAGCGCTCGTCGGCGGGAAGGTGGCTCCGGTGGAGCAGGCAGGGAAAGCGTACAGGAGCTTGTGAGAGAGGTGAGGAAGGAAATGAACTCAACAACGAGCGGTGCGGGAGCCGGCGGTGGACAAGAAGACCAGGAAGAGTTATGTTTCGAGGTGATTGCAACGGTTTTGGAGATCTTTGGGCGTATGGATAGCTTGGTGGGTGGTGTTTATTTTCATTTTCACAGTCACTGTGATACTCATCGTCGGACCTCAGCTTTAACGAACATGGATCTTGCAAAGAGATTTTGTTACCACATACCCTTTCGTCTTAAAGTTCAACGTGCCCCCCAGCCTCGTCATTGCTTGGCGGTTGGCTCAGTGTCCGACACACTTGCTCGTCTTTGTCGTAGAGCAGCCAACCTTCGCTTTTGATCATATACAAACCTGTTGTTCCCAGAGTTGGGTTTTATATGTTATTCACGCTTATGAAATACCAACCTTGACCACTGGCCATCCCCGTTCCTTCGTCTAAACTGATGACCGTGTAAAGCTTCTCTTCTTAAAGTTAAGCGGGCTGATAGCCACATAGTACCAGGTAACAATCACGTAATGATCTGGCTTGACGGTCAACGGAGGCCTCGTAAATACCGGATGATGCTGTACGCGGACATGTATACCAGCAGTTAGTTGGATGAATTCGAGAAAGCGATAAAATTACGTTCAATAACGTATCCAGCGATCCACTGTCGACTGGAGCATCTAAGGAGCAAAGGATATGATTATCTAATGTTGGCCTTCTCATATTTTGTTCCGCATGTAATGCATCAGCTCCACCTTGCATCTCGTCTGCTGGAACAAGAAACAAGGTTGGGGAGTTTCGGCAGCATCAGAAGATATCCCTATTTATATCTGTACGTAACTTATTCATCTGTACCACATGCACAAAAAGCACGTAAGCACTCAAACCTTTCGCATTGCATCACACTTTGAAAGTGAGAAGCAATAGGCAGTGGAATCACTACGACTACTATTGGGGAAATAATAATAGCAGTCGATGTCCAATCAAATTGATAGCAATTCGGAAATTACTCATATCGCTGTGATGGTACAACGTGCACAATTACAACTACCGTGATACAAGTTATTCGTAAAAATCAGTATTGTATGTCATGTACTTCGATGAAACTCTCGAGAATTCTTCGTACGGTACTGTTCTTCAACCTTTGACAACGATTGATATGGTCTTCTTCGtttctcctcttctgcaCATTTGGGCTTTGTCACTGATCATCAATGTGTTCACAGTCCAAAAACCCCACTTGTCGAAACTAAAGATCAAAAAATATCTCCTTCACAGATTCTAGTGATCTACGCCCTCAGTAGGCTATAGGAACAAAAGCTTTCTCTTCAACTCTATACCGGGATTATCATCCGCCAACGGCGGCGAACAACCACCTACTAACTACGTACCACCAAAGACAATCTCATATTATTATTCAGCTATTAGATACTGCTGCAGACCGACAGTAGTAGTAGAAAGCAGGACAAATGAGAATCACCACCAAACACCAAAATGACAGGTCTGATGGTGGATTACAATTTATACTTGCGACGATTTCACCATTCTCGCACCGAGATGACGGCTTATACTCTTTCTATATGTTGCGTTTGTTTTATTATTCAACGATTCAGTTGACTAACGACACCGCTTGTTGTGCCTCACGCAACCAAATCACACTGCCTGTGCTGGTATTATTATTGCAGGGATTCAGAGATCAAAATACAATTCATTTGCACACTGTGAAGCGCCATCACGATACATCATATGCAGAGAGTGCTAGAAAACCTTTGCTGTGCTAATTTGATTTTGCCTTCAAGCTCGTTTATGTACGTAACGAATGAAATAATGCGCAAACAATATTACTATCTTATTTTATCTTCAGTTATCCTTTAAAAACCAGATCCATATTAGAAAATAAAGTTTGGCCAATGCCCGAAAAGCGGACGGTTCGGAATAAGTGCACATCATATTTATTTAGTGCACACATTGCGCCTAAGGGAGGTGGGGCGATGGCGATGTCAGGAGACAGGGAAATTAACCGTGGCGTGGCGCCGTGCATCGGGCGAACCTGATAGGCTAGCCGTATGTGGGATCAACAAAAGCCAAATACCTATAGATGAAATTTTAGCACTTTGCATCAGATCCACATCGATCATCCTACTTTGTTATTCGGAGAGCAGAAGAGAGTGTGCTGAA belongs to Cryptococcus gattii WM276 chromosome I, complete sequence and includes:
- a CDS encoding uncharacterized protein (Similar to TIGR gene model, INSD accession AAW46009.1); protein product: MPTSLYNTQFDQEEQDSIFLSSDVLPTDALFPPELTAPFSDSQFLFENSSDDLGRYDQRRGSLSSNEDSLPFLSPTNPQSMSSTSPRHSLSPLTGEPSFHPTSHSPHSHSSASPLSSSGTDDVLLARSFEGVSSGELDMFLLPEPSNDYSVNSDGFGGQKSGHWLFLPGRTEGFNGMGDEWIQNLFKDPVQGNGFDDINQQPQPQSGGFDFSQILAGFQQQSQQQPLQQLQQQVGQTIQPQMVKQEPLVKQDGWGHEQNLSNSQHGFTFTHPSFAPTNQPKDVKSASIPRIASVRRPTTSKTEAITATAPTPIGKHNKTERRYRQKVQAAQADLRDAIPALRLLYGTSTPEQLATTDIRAPDGTVDGLGEVTRPNASAKATILIGARVYIELLQKRSAKLQRMVNELETFRRAVEGEAGLAAWKEDFGRREAEIERVEAEQLADKLKEEEDESEGEDDDADEEPAKKRKRTTAPRAKPKAAAKTKITPQSTAAVGARVFAAFAMSFSFVPSASTVFRAPPQPQALATDKVLGHATNQQILARVPLIVAEHTSRLLARCLPSALVPVPATLLEWVWRLVVAAVLAVVMRPIISKWTTKSDEKIRPGTVESVLEDVAGIVSRKKVQKTEWERFAAGVIGGANNASTLAKWHTILHLNVTASSPYSLALLALLQPEFPLLRSPQQIWFTAQSRVDGTTPPALVTVLGLPLHEALRCLSSLPPTSAPLSALAEQITLIHVHDLYTRFFIHLVEASTISPLTTTSLKSLLSALESHNLGANLKASAFDKEIKSVMQGTQKGSVVHALGLVLIGLWGIFTGPSPSAQASLAAALATEQASCASHGLSSVSALLELLYPGCAPISQANALADPPLSPNAQKVDTLALSIIEYLSLLLTTSRSTEAATTDREGRKEESLGVQRKVVKLRGVLNKTGWVGVESEVDADEFEEVYDQSEDFTLGDEADKRDFRPHQLESERIHYERAKERLVDILAKIGRRAAGRASGRDEDSGLEGDLDEL
- a CDS encoding uncharacterized protein (Similar to TIGR gene model, INSD accession AAW45928.1) is translated as MSNLYATEPATNAKVIIDTTAGEIEVELWGKECPKAVRNFLALTMEGYYDGVIFHRVVPGFIIQSGDPTGTGMGGESFYGEPFQDEIHGRLKFNRRGLLGMANNGSRNSNTSQFFITLDAAPELTNKHTMFGKVVGNTIFNVLNIGNLDTDKEEKPLIPPKIRRIHIIENPFDDIVPRITAEEKKAQQKAKLEAKKDMEQRERRAKAKKNTGLLSFGDSEEIPEESVTIKKKSMTRQDLVDPSEVQGSESRTSKMTETFVNIPPSLKDLGKSRENEAREEKKAVDLKNIRAKHEREKTGGSAARQAEIKRMEEDLRRLKKRSGSLSDSDSDSSSRARHKGPSYLEQELAKYASNRGRAAMKAGNKRSRRDEEEDVLAEMRKFSSRVMQAEDEPEEEKAEEIEEGETKEGTGIGAAMAEEEGGIEVDDDIGWLKHKLKFHVDEKELTRRAEDEYAVIDPRAKARDLQEKPDKKKWKGNPNRRTVRGVARNR
- a CDS encoding protein-vacuolar targeting-related protein, putative (Similar to TIGR gene model, INSD accession AAW46010.1) gives rise to the protein MSQGLTRRRAGASPAVGTSSSGQIDSPTFPSGSTIPRPGSSADNAASGAYEGRAKIAYDPRDFENSNEKGTVPRLTLMEEVLLLGLKDKAGYLSFWNDNISYALRGCILIELALRGRIAMVRDPARRRLALSDRLIEVIDDRQTGETILDEALKMIKSSEKYGAGAWVDLMSGETWNVMKIGYQLKQVRERLAKGLVDKGVLRTEKRNFLLFDMATHPIADMNAKDDVMRRVLSLLTARTAAIPPQALHKEGVKYRHMRAVVLVCAAYASSVLENALQRLSYDSREAAFARCDDILAEFCTWPFGQSTGSSSGPVAIGSASARRREGGSGGAGRESVQELVREVRKEMNSTTSGAGAGGGQEDQEELCFEVIATVLEIFGRMDSLL